In one window of Campylobacter hepaticus DNA:
- a CDS encoding efflux RND transporter permease subunit — MFKLAINRPIGTLMFFIALMIFGFISAFNMSVNLFPNVSIPLIKITNNINGDINFVESKITKEIENALSQIDGIKTITSSTYDNFSISVAEFKLGKNLEVAANDVRDKIGTLDLASKPKIEKINSDSGAVISLFLYSKDKLQLMHEINDKIKPFLQRIDGVGKIETKGFLKPQIRIQLKPNELKKYNLNALDIANIIKSQNFKQALGELNNNENNYIIKGYFEATNLKELSNIRIKTGVFLSDIAQISSLYEDEKQSAIYNNKEGVILELGKTTNYNTLQIIKNVKQALPDLKKQLHNNISIDIIYDKSLNIYKHLSQVIFDMVLGIFLTLVIVFLFLRNFSATLIACIAIPTSIISTFFIIDLLSYDLNRLTFIALTLSIGIFIDDAIVVIENIAKKLQSYPPLEAAFLGINEIGFSVLSISIVLLCVFIPISYMNSIPGLFFNALGISVASGIVVSFLVCVFLIPSLGARFLNTKESQFYKKTESFFQNMEEKYAILLDKILKNKIKFIIITLIFILFSFVLATRIGLDFLPMEDDSEIQILLESKKDLSLEAMKVKSLDLLEKIQTDENVKYAFLLVGYNDSKDTTKAKIYIKLKNLEERKLRQSAIISLYRQKFKDENLKIKILELPKIEGAGIDDPVQFLILGDDLNTLKTAANRAKNILASNSHIVDINDNSNATKDEISLHINKEKAKLLDVNPEYIAKVLSYSFSQLSIGSMDRGNSKDDIILSFAPEFKKDIEALKRISINNNQGVNLELSSVVDFKYSKDLKIINHYNKSRSIKVTAGVNDLSLGAVQKLLIQNIDYILDKSIGLNYAFSGFINLLGETIKGFAMAIILAFILIYLVLAALYESFILPLVIMITMPLAFGGACIGLFITGHNFSLFVLIALILLFGMVGKNAILLVDLANKKCHEGFNPDEALLIAGKSRLRAILMTTFAMIFAMLPLAFSKGAGYESNSPMAITIIFGLISSTILTLLVVPAIFQFCFKLDSYLRKFYEREKLN, encoded by the coding sequence ATGTTTAAACTAGCTATAAATAGACCTATTGGTACACTCATGTTTTTTATAGCTTTAATGATTTTTGGTTTCATTTCTGCTTTTAATATGAGTGTTAATTTATTTCCTAATGTTTCTATACCCCTTATAAAAATTACAAATAACATTAATGGTGATATCAATTTTGTAGAATCTAAAATAACCAAAGAAATAGAAAATGCTTTAAGCCAGATTGATGGGATAAAAACAATAACTTCTAGCACATATGATAATTTTAGTATTAGTGTTGCAGAATTTAAACTTGGTAAAAATCTTGAAGTAGCAGCTAATGACGTACGTGATAAAATAGGGACTTTGGATCTAGCTAGCAAACCCAAAATTGAAAAAATCAATTCTGACTCAGGGGCTGTTATTTCACTTTTTTTATACTCTAAAGATAAATTACAACTTATGCATGAAATCAATGATAAAATCAAGCCTTTTTTACAAAGAATAGATGGGGTTGGAAAAATAGAAACCAAAGGTTTTTTAAAACCTCAAATACGCATACAATTAAAACCCAATGAACTTAAAAAATATAATCTTAATGCTCTTGATATAGCTAATATTATCAAAAGTCAAAATTTTAAACAAGCTCTAGGAGAACTTAATAACAATGAAAATAATTATATTATTAAAGGCTATTTTGAAGCTACAAATTTAAAAGAACTTTCTAATATACGCATTAAAACAGGAGTATTTTTAAGCGATATAGCTCAAATTTCAAGTCTTTATGAAGATGAAAAACAAAGCGCTATTTATAATAACAAAGAAGGTGTAATTTTAGAATTAGGTAAAACAACAAATTATAATACTCTTCAAATCATAAAAAATGTTAAACAAGCCTTACCTGATTTAAAAAAACAACTTCACAATAACATAAGCATTGACATTATTTATGATAAAAGTTTAAATATTTATAAACATCTTTCCCAAGTAATTTTTGATATGGTTTTAGGTATTTTTCTTACTCTTGTGATTGTATTTTTATTTTTAAGAAATTTCAGTGCAACACTTATTGCTTGTATAGCCATACCTACTTCTATTATTTCAACTTTTTTTATCATAGATCTTTTATCTTATGATTTAAATCGTTTAACTTTTATTGCTCTTACTTTAAGTATAGGAATCTTTATTGATGATGCCATAGTCGTTATTGAAAATATTGCTAAAAAATTACAAAGTTATCCTCCTTTGGAAGCTGCTTTTTTAGGTATCAATGAGATAGGTTTTAGTGTTTTAAGTATTAGCATAGTTTTACTTTGTGTTTTTATACCTATTTCTTATATGAATTCTATTCCTGGACTTTTTTTTAATGCTTTAGGTATAAGTGTTGCAAGCGGTATTGTTGTAAGTTTTTTGGTTTGTGTATTTTTAATACCAAGCCTTGGAGCTAGATTTTTAAATACCAAAGAAAGTCAATTTTACAAAAAAACTGAATCTTTTTTTCAAAACATGGAAGAAAAATATGCAATTTTACTGGATAAAATTTTAAAAAATAAAATCAAATTTATTATTATTACTTTGATTTTTATATTATTTTCTTTTGTTTTAGCTACACGTATAGGACTTGATTTTTTACCTATGGAAGATGATAGTGAAATACAAATTTTACTAGAAAGTAAAAAAGATTTAAGTTTAGAAGCAATGAAAGTAAAGAGTTTAGATTTGCTTGAAAAAATCCAAACTGATGAAAATGTTAAATATGCTTTTTTACTTGTAGGCTATAATGATTCCAAAGATACCACAAAAGCTAAAATTTATATTAAACTTAAAAATTTAGAAGAAAGAAAACTCAGACAAAGTGCTATTATTAGTTTATATCGTCAAAAATTTAAAGATGAAAATTTAAAAATTAAAATTTTAGAATTACCAAAAATAGAAGGTGCGGGTATTGATGATCCTGTACAATTTTTAATCTTAGGAGATGATTTAAATACCTTAAAAACAGCTGCAAATCGTGCTAAAAATATTTTAGCGAGTAATTCTCATATTGTAGATATAAATGATAACTCAAATGCAACAAAAGATGAAATAAGCTTACATATCAATAAAGAAAAAGCAAAACTTTTAGATGTAAATCCTGAATACATAGCTAAAGTTTTAAGCTATTCTTTTTCACAACTTAGCATTGGAAGCATGGACAGGGGTAATTCAAAAGATGATATCATTTTAAGCTTTGCTCCAGAATTTAAAAAAGATATAGAAGCTTTAAAACGTATTAGTATTAACAATAATCAAGGTGTTAACTTAGAACTTTCAAGCGTTGTAGATTTTAAATATAGTAAAGATTTAAAAATCATTAATCACTACAATAAAAGTCGATCTATTAAAGTTACTGCTGGGGTTAATGATCTTTCCTTAGGAGCAGTACAAAAACTTTTAATTCAAAACATAGATTATATTTTAGATAAAAGCATTGGTCTTAATTATGCTTTTTCAGGTTTTATTAATCTTTTAGGAGAAACCATAAAAGGTTTTGCCATGGCCATTATCTTAGCTTTTATTTTAATCTATCTTGTTTTAGCTGCACTTTATGAAAGCTTTATTTTACCACTTGTCATTATGATAACCATGCCTTTAGCTTTTGGTGGAGCTTGCATAGGTCTTTTTATCACAGGTCATAATTTTTCACTTTTTGTGCTCATTGCTCTTATCTTACTCTTTGGTATGGTGGGAAAAAATGCCATTTTACTTGTAGATCTTGCTAATAAAAAATGCCATGAAGGTTTCAATCCTGATGAAGCATTACTCATAGCTGGAAAATCTCGCTTAAGAGCTATTTTAATGACTACTTTTGCTATGATTTTTGCTATGCTACCCCTTGCATTTTCAAAAGGAGCAGGCTATGAATCAAACTCACCTATGGCTATAACCATTATTTTTGGACTTATAAGCTCAACTATATTAACCTTACTTGTAGTTCCTGCAATTTTTCAATTTTGTTTTAAACTTGATAGCTACCTAAGAAAATTTTACGAAAGAGAAAAACTCAATTAA
- a CDS encoding efflux RND transporter periplasmic adaptor subunit, protein MKIILFLLFTFNLAFSETIYASFNVEALKHSKLSLESIGLVDKIFVNIGQKVKKGELLLILNQENEKIALENAQNAYKIALEKYKNIQSKMQKIQAVKNVIDKQSYENMQTEFNTANLNLIAAKINIAHYKNILEKKELRAPYDAIVANKFIQVGEGVSGVAQPLIEIFSYPQNKLVLSFDEKYKNKVKIADEFLYKIDQNQTQYKGKISLIYPSIEIKTRKIYAEVETQNLTPGLFGEGSIITKD, encoded by the coding sequence ATGAAAATAATTTTATTTTTATTATTCACTTTTAATCTTGCTTTTAGTGAAACAATTTATGCAAGTTTTAATGTAGAAGCTTTAAAACATAGTAAATTAAGTCTTGAAAGCATAGGATTAGTCGATAAAATTTTTGTCAATATAGGTCAAAAAGTTAAAAAAGGAGAACTTTTACTTATTCTTAATCAAGAGAATGAAAAAATTGCCCTTGAAAATGCACAAAATGCCTATAAAATTGCCCTTGAAAAATATAAAAACATTCAAAGTAAAATGCAAAAAATACAAGCTGTTAAAAATGTAATAGATAAGCAAAGTTATGAAAATATGCAAACTGAATTTAATACTGCAAATTTAAATTTAATCGCAGCAAAAATTAATATAGCACATTATAAAAATATCTTAGAAAAAAAAGAACTTCGCGCCCCTTATGATGCTATTGTTGCAAATAAATTTATACAAGTTGGTGAAGGAGTTAGTGGGGTTGCTCAACCCTTAATAGAAATTTTTTCTTATCCTCAAAATAAACTTGTTTTAAGTTTTGATGAAAAATACAAAAACAAAGTCAAAATAGCAGATGAATTTTTATATAAAATCGATCAAAATCAAACACAGTATAAAGGAAAAATCTCCCTGATTTATCCTAGTATAGAAATAAAAACAAGAAAAATTTATGCTGAAGTTGAAACTCAAAATTTAACACCTGGGCTTTTTGGCGAAGGTAGTATTATTACTAAAGATTAA
- a CDS encoding TolC family protein: MFEKYLIFMQKVIFLIHLPLLSFASNLQEFIILSQNNEQYLIKQMQNEQAYITKNQNFKNYLPSLSLTSAYIANNKDRFITDPQESLFAQFSLHFLLFDGGAREAHLKSLEIKEKLSFLDKEQSKNYLALNAITLYFNTLSLEKILLANQQKVELLKSNFERLQKFYNAGLSSKEELESIKSKYHLSLLELSQKELQLAYIQKEIQILSNTDFHPKGNAFLQNPHEEKNQNYEILMAKEHINLAKEGVKLARAQYFPKFYIQNNFTFYKNNHNPKIPQPYTNLADEFLKQYSQNNQFIIAMEWKIFDFNARSQEVEKNRLNVQIAHANARLNERKNKQELIFIDKNLKVLIQQIHALKISLNAANLAFESINKKYQTGLVSYIEYLQALELKFKAQSDLELAKNEFEIAKANYYFNLGINLNLKVKE, from the coding sequence ATGTTTGAAAAATATTTAATTTTTATGCAAAAAGTTATTTTTTTAATCCATTTACCTTTATTATCTTTTGCCTCAAATTTACAAGAATTTATAATCTTGAGTCAAAATAATGAACAATACCTCATTAAGCAAATGCAAAACGAACAAGCCTATATCACAAAAAATCAAAATTTTAAAAACTACCTACCAAGCCTTAGTTTAACTTCAGCCTACATAGCAAATAATAAAGACCGTTTTATTACAGATCCACAAGAAAGTTTATTTGCACAATTTTCTCTTCATTTTTTACTTTTTGATGGAGGAGCAAGGGAAGCTCATTTAAAATCCTTAGAAATCAAAGAGAAGTTAAGCTTTTTAGATAAAGAACAAAGCAAAAATTATCTTGCTTTAAATGCCATAACGCTTTATTTTAACACCTTGAGTCTTGAAAAAATTTTACTTGCAAATCAACAAAAGGTAGAATTGCTAAAATCAAATTTTGAAAGATTGCAAAAATTTTATAATGCAGGATTAAGCTCTAAAGAAGAATTAGAAAGTATTAAATCTAAATATCATTTAAGCTTATTAGAATTAAGTCAAAAAGAATTGCAACTTGCCTACATACAAAAAGAAATTCAAATCTTAAGCAATACCGATTTTCATCCCAAAGGTAATGCCTTTTTACAAAATCCCCATGAAGAAAAAAATCAAAATTATGAAATATTAATGGCAAAAGAACATATTAATCTTGCTAAAGAAGGAGTAAAATTAGCTAGAGCACAATATTTTCCAAAATTTTACATACAAAATAATTTTACCTTTTATAAAAACAACCATAATCCAAAAATTCCGCAACCTTATACTAATTTAGCCGATGAATTTTTAAAACAATATTCTCAAAATAATCAGTTTATCATAGCCATGGAATGGAAAATTTTTGATTTTAATGCCAGAAGTCAAGAAGTAGAAAAAAATCGCTTAAATGTACAAATAGCTCATGCTAATGCAAGACTTAATGAAAGAAAAAATAAACAAGAATTAATTTTTATTGATAAAAATCTAAAAGTTTTAATACAACAAATCCATGCTCTTAAGATAAGCTTAAATGCTGCTAATTTAGCTTTTGAAAGTATAAATAAAAAATACCAAACAGGTCTTGTTTCTTACATAGAGTACTTACAAGCATTAGAACTTAAATTTAAAGCACAAAGCGATCTAGAATTAGCAAAAAATGAATTTGAAATCGCTAAAGCAAATTATTATTTTAATCTAGGTATAAATCTTAATTTAAAGGTTAAAGAATGA
- the lepA gene encoding translation elongation factor 4 yields MSVKNIRNFSIIAHIDHGKSTLADKIISECGAISDRQMSSQVMDTMDIEKERGITIKAQSVRLNYKLNNENFVLNLIDTPGHVDFSYEVSRSLASCEGALLVVDASQGVEAQTIANVYIALKNNLEIIPVINKIDLPNADIEKVKHEIKHIIGIDPKDSICVSAKTGVGIKELIEAIITKIPAPKTDDKAPSKALIYDSWFDNYLGALALVRIYEGQIAKNDEVLIMSTEKKHIVQDLFYPHPLNPIKTSNLRSGEVGVVVLGLKTVGDVQVGDTITLVKNKAKFPIEGFEKAKAFVFAGLYPIETDKFEDLRDALDKLKLNDSSITYEPETSLALGFGFRVGFLGLLHMEVIKERLEREFNLDLIATAPTVTYEIYQTDGELVKIQNPSELPPINKIAYIKEPYVKATIITPSEFLGNLITLLNRKRGMQVKMDYITPKRVLLEYDVPLNEIVMDFYDKLKSLTKGYASFDYEPIEFREGDLVKLDIKVAGENVDALSIIVPNQKALSKGRELVSIMKEIVPRQLFEVAIQASIGNKIIARETVKSMGKNVTAKCYGGDITRKRKLLEKQKEGKKRMKAIGKVSLPQEAFLSILKID; encoded by the coding sequence TTGTCAGTTAAAAATATTAGAAATTTTTCTATTATAGCCCATATAGATCATGGAAAATCTACTCTTGCAGATAAAATTATAAGTGAATGTGGGGCTATTAGTGATAGACAAATGAGTTCACAAGTTATGGATACTATGGATATAGAAAAAGAGCGTGGTATTACTATAAAAGCACAATCTGTGCGTTTAAACTATAAATTAAATAATGAAAATTTTGTTTTAAATCTTATTGATACTCCAGGTCATGTGGATTTTTCTTATGAGGTAAGTCGTTCTTTAGCAAGTTGTGAAGGAGCTTTGCTTGTAGTTGATGCTAGTCAAGGAGTTGAAGCTCAAACTATTGCTAATGTTTATATTGCACTTAAGAATAATCTTGAAATTATTCCAGTAATTAATAAAATTGATTTGCCTAATGCTGATATAGAAAAAGTAAAACATGAAATTAAACATATTATTGGCATAGATCCAAAAGATAGTATTTGTGTGAGTGCTAAAACAGGTGTAGGCATTAAAGAACTTATAGAAGCTATTATTACTAAAATTCCTGCTCCTAAAACCGATGATAAGGCTCCAAGTAAGGCTTTAATTTATGATTCTTGGTTTGATAATTATTTAGGGGCTTTAGCTTTAGTTAGAATTTATGAAGGTCAAATTGCTAAAAATGATGAAGTTTTAATAATGAGTACGGAAAAAAAACATATAGTTCAAGATCTTTTTTATCCTCATCCTTTAAACCCTATTAAAACTTCAAATTTACGTTCAGGTGAAGTGGGTGTTGTGGTTTTAGGACTTAAAACTGTGGGTGATGTGCAAGTAGGTGATACTATTACTTTAGTGAAAAATAAGGCCAAATTCCCTATAGAAGGTTTTGAAAAAGCTAAAGCTTTTGTGTTTGCAGGTCTTTATCCTATAGAAACAGATAAATTTGAAGATTTAAGAGATGCTTTAGATAAATTAAAACTTAATGATAGTTCTATTACTTATGAGCCTGAAACTTCTTTAGCTTTGGGTTTTGGTTTTAGGGTTGGATTTTTAGGACTTTTACATATGGAAGTGATTAAAGAAAGGCTTGAAAGAGAATTTAACCTTGATTTAATTGCCACAGCTCCTACTGTAACCTATGAGATTTATCAAACAGATGGAGAGCTTGTTAAAATTCAAAATCCTAGTGAACTTCCTCCCATAAATAAAATAGCTTATATTAAAGAGCCTTATGTAAAAGCAACCATTATAACTCCTAGCGAATTTTTAGGGAATTTAATCACCCTTTTAAATCGTAAAAGGGGAATGCAAGTAAAAATGGATTATATTACACCTAAGCGTGTTTTATTAGAATATGATGTACCTTTAAATGAAATAGTTATGGATTTTTATGATAAATTAAAGTCTTTAACAAAAGGCTATGCAAGTTTTGATTATGAGCCTATTGAATTTCGCGAGGGAGATTTGGTTAAACTCGATATTAAGGTAGCTGGAGAAAATGTTGATGCTTTAAGTATTATTGTACCTAATCAAAAAGCTTTAAGTAAGGGAAGAGAATTAGTGAGCATCATGAAAGAAATTGTACCTAGACAACTTTTTGAAGTGGCTATTCAAGCAAGTATTGGTAATAAAATTATAGCAAGAGAAACGGTTAAATCTATGGGTAAAAATGTAACTGCTAAATGTTATGGAGGAGATATTACTAGAAAAAGAAAACTTTTAGAGAAGCAAAAAGAAGGTAAAAAAAGAATGAAAGCTATAGGTAAGGTTAGTTTGCCTCAAGAGGCTTTTTTAAGTATATTAAAGATAGACTAG
- the mapA gene encoding outer membrane lipoprotein MapA has product MLKKIFIFAMSILFLNACASKQDTFSQVNQIAKKTQCVPCESLEGFEAKIKGLLYISDIGIRCCANKRTLDTGVALKKVYLHRFYDLKENQKVLNVKGKKLLVDVNFNAVFYVYLKQELEARGIIVLDNNEQDSPYVSKIDLNLVSYNALEDAIGLHSRLVGVLHVSDINKNKKFTIRTKQEVQGFNDLKEITFYTHLLIKQMANKAASLISDL; this is encoded by the coding sequence GTGTTGAAAAAAATTTTTATTTTTGCAATGTCGATTTTGTTTTTGAATGCTTGCGCAAGTAAACAAGATACTTTTAGTCAAGTTAATCAAATTGCTAAAAAAACTCAATGTGTTCCTTGTGAGAGTCTTGAAGGTTTTGAAGCAAAGATTAAAGGGCTTTTATATATTAGTGATATAGGAATTCGATGTTGTGCTAATAAACGCACTTTAGACACTGGAGTAGCTTTAAAAAAAGTTTATTTGCATAGATTTTATGATTTAAAAGAAAATCAAAAGGTTTTAAACGTAAAAGGAAAAAAGTTATTAGTCGATGTTAATTTTAATGCGGTATTTTATGTATACTTAAAACAGGAGTTAGAGGCTAGAGGCATAATAGTGCTTGATAATAATGAGCAAGATTCTCCTTATGTAAGTAAGATTGATTTAAATTTAGTTTCCTATAATGCATTAGAAGATGCAATAGGTTTGCATTCAAGACTTGTTGGAGTTTTACACGTTAGCGATATTAATAAAAACAAAAAATTTACCATTCGTACCAAACAAGAAGTCCAGGGTTTTAATGATTTAAAAGAAATAACCTTTTATACTCATTTATTAATAAAACAAATGGCAAATAAGGCCGCAAGTTTAATTTCTGATCTTTGA
- a CDS encoding ComF family protein translates to MKCFNCGAFALLGFCDLCIAELGEFSLGVRKLENNFKVYSFYKYHEIQHLLHSKHYFHGYFIYKTLAKLSFAQFKNFFNPQIHINAIALDDKVENMLYSHSAILAKSLQNRFIKPIFNVLKAQNKVKYSGKNLEFRQKNKRNYKLLKTLYHPVILVDDIVTTGSSILEAKEVLEKNKISVLFALVLADAKV, encoded by the coding sequence TTGAAATGTTTTAATTGTGGAGCTTTTGCTCTACTAGGTTTTTGTGATTTGTGTATCGCAGAACTTGGTGAATTTTCTTTAGGTGTAAGAAAATTAGAAAATAATTTTAAAGTTTATTCTTTTTATAAATACCATGAAATACAACATTTGCTTCATTCTAAACATTATTTTCATGGTTATTTTATTTATAAAACACTTGCAAAGCTTAGTTTTGCTCAATTTAAAAATTTTTTTAATCCGCAAATACACATTAATGCTATTGCTTTAGATGATAAAGTTGAAAATATGCTTTATTCACATTCTGCTATTTTAGCAAAAAGTCTTCAAAATCGATTTATAAAACCTATATTTAATGTGTTAAAAGCTCAAAACAAGGTTAAGTATTCTGGTAAAAATTTAGAATTCCGTCAAAAAAATAAAAGAAATTATAAACTTTTAAAAACTCTTTACCATCCTGTTATTTTGGTTGATGATATTGTTACTACAGGATCAAGTATTTTAGAAGCTAAAGAAGTTTTGGAGAAAAATAAAATTTCTGTACTTTTTGCTCTTGTTTTAGCTGATGCAAAAGTTTAA
- the gyrA gene encoding DNA topoisomerase (ATP-hydrolyzing) subunit A, whose product MENIFNKDSDIELIDIENSIKSSYLDYSMSVIIGRALPDARDGLKPVHRRILYAMQNDETKSRTDFVKSARIVGAVIGRYHPHGDTAVYDALVRMAQDFSMRYPSITGQGNFGSIDGDSAAAMRYTEAKMSKLSHELLKDIDKDTVDFVPNYDGSESEPDVLPSRIPNLLLNGSSGIAVGMATNIPPHSLNELIDALLYLLDNKDASLENLMQFIKGPDFPTGGIIYGKKGIIEAYRTGRGRVKIRAKTHIEKKTNKDVIVIDELPYQTNKARLIEQIADLVKEKQIEGIAEVRDESNKEGIRVVIELKREAMSEIVLNNLFKSTTMESTFGVIMLAISNKEPRIFSLLELLNLFLTHRKTVIIRRTIFELQKARTRVHILEGLKIALDNIDEVIALIKNSLDNNKAREGLMETFQLSELQANAILDMKLGRLTGLEREKIENELAELMKEIARLEEILKSEQLLEDLIREELKEIRLKFDVPRITQIEDDYDDIDIEDLIPNENMVVTITHRGYIKRVPSKQYEKQKRGGKGKLAVTTYDDDFIENFFTANTHDTLMFVTDRGQLYWLKVYKIPEGSRTAKGKAVVNLINLQAEEKIMAIIPTTDFDESKSLCFFTKNGLIKRTNLSEYQNIRSVGVKAINLDENDELVTAIIVQKDESEVFIRNEDNLENQELENQEIELMDVSNLENDESNLKGKMLFAVTKKGMCIKFPLVKVRQIGRVSRGVTAIKFKEKDDELVGAVVIENDEQEILSISAKGIGKRTNAGEYRLQSRGGKGVICMKLTEKTKDLISVVIVDETMDLMALTSSGKMIRVDMQSIRKAGRNTSGVIVVNVENDEVVSIAKCPKEENDEQDLSEEDFSLNLE is encoded by the coding sequence ATGGAAAATATTTTTAATAAAGATTCTGATATTGAACTTATAGATATAGAAAATTCTATAAAAAGTAGCTATTTAGATTATTCTATGAGTGTTATTATAGGGCGTGCTTTGCCTGATGCAAGAGATGGTTTAAAACCTGTACATAGAAGAATTTTATACGCTATGCAAAATGATGAAACAAAAAGTAGAACAGATTTTGTCAAATCAGCTCGTATAGTGGGTGCTGTTATAGGACGTTATCATCCGCACGGAGATACAGCAGTTTATGATGCTTTAGTAAGAATGGCTCAAGATTTTTCTATGAGATATCCAAGTATAACAGGGCAAGGAAATTTTGGATCTATAGATGGTGATAGTGCTGCAGCTATGCGTTATACCGAAGCTAAAATGAGTAAGCTTTCTCATGAACTTTTAAAAGATATAGATAAAGATACAGTTGATTTTGTTCCTAATTATGATGGATCAGAGAGTGAACCTGATGTTTTGCCTTCTAGAATTCCTAATTTATTGCTTAATGGATCAAGCGGTATAGCCGTTGGTATGGCTACTAATATTCCTCCGCACAGTTTAAATGAATTAATTGATGCGCTTTTATATTTGCTTGATAATAAAGATGCAAGTTTAGAAAATTTAATGCAATTTATTAAAGGTCCTGATTTTCCTACGGGTGGAATTATTTATGGTAAAAAAGGTATTATAGAAGCTTATCGTACAGGGCGTGGTCGTGTAAAAATACGCGCTAAAACTCATATTGAGAAAAAGACAAATAAAGATGTAATAGTTATTGATGAACTTCCTTATCAAACTAATAAAGCAAGACTTATAGAGCAAATTGCAGATCTTGTAAAAGAAAAACAAATTGAAGGTATTGCAGAAGTAAGAGATGAAAGCAATAAAGAAGGAATTCGTGTTGTTATAGAATTAAAACGTGAAGCAATGAGTGAGATTGTGTTAAACAATTTATTTAAATCTACTACTATGGAAAGTACTTTTGGTGTTATTATGCTTGCTATTTCTAATAAAGAACCTAGAATTTTTTCTTTATTAGAGCTTTTAAATCTTTTTTTAACCCATAGAAAAACTGTTATTATTAGAAGGACAATTTTTGAACTTCAAAAAGCACGAACAAGAGTACATATTTTAGAAGGGCTTAAAATTGCGCTTGATAATATAGATGAGGTTATTGCTCTTATTAAAAATAGTCTAGATAATAACAAAGCGCGTGAGGGTTTAATGGAAACATTTCAATTAAGTGAACTTCAAGCTAATGCTATTTTAGATATGAAATTAGGGCGTTTGACAGGACTTGAAAGAGAAAAAATTGAAAATGAGCTTGCAGAACTTATGAAAGAAATTGCAAGACTTGAAGAAATTTTAAAAAGTGAACAATTGCTTGAGGATCTTATTCGTGAAGAGTTAAAAGAAATAAGGCTTAAATTTGATGTTCCTCGAATAACTCAAATAGAAGATGATTATGATGATATAGATATTGAAGATTTGATTCCTAATGAAAATATGGTTGTAACTATTACACATCGTGGTTATATTAAGCGTGTGCCTAGTAAACAATATGAAAAACAAAAACGTGGTGGTAAGGGGAAATTGGCTGTTACAACTTATGATGATGATTTTATAGAAAATTTCTTTACAGCAAATACTCATGATACTTTAATGTTTGTAACAGATCGTGGTCAGCTTTACTGGTTAAAAGTTTATAAAATTCCCGAAGGATCAAGAACGGCTAAAGGTAAAGCAGTAGTTAATCTTATTAATTTGCAAGCAGAAGAAAAAATTATGGCTATTATCCCAACAACGGATTTTGATGAAAGTAAATCTTTATGTTTCTTTACTAAAAATGGTTTAATTAAGCGTACAAATTTAAGTGAATATCAAAATATTAGGAGTGTGGGTGTAAAAGCGATAAATCTTGATGAAAATGATGAATTAGTTACTGCTATTATTGTTCAAAAAGATGAAAGTGAAGTTTTTATTAGAAATGAAGATAATTTAGAAAATCAAGAATTAGAAAATCAAGAAATTGAATTAATGGATGTAAGCAATTTAGAAAATGATGAATCAAATTTAAAGGGAAAAATGCTTTTTGCAGTTACTAAAAAAGGTATGTGTATTAAATTTCCACTTGTAAAAGTACGTCAAATTGGTCGTGTAAGTCGTGGAGTAACAGCTATTAAATTTAAAGAAAAAGATGATGAATTAGTAGGCGCAGTTGTAATAGAAAATGATGAGCAAGAAATTTTAAGTATTAGTGCAAAAGGCATAGGAAAGCGTACAAATGCAGGTGAATATAGATTACAAAGTCGTGGAGGAAAAGGTGTAATTTGCATGAAGCTTACAGAAAAAACTAAAGATCTTATTAGTGTTGTAATCGTAGATGAAACAATGGATTTAATGGCACTTACAAGTTCTGGAAAAATGATACGTGTAGATATGCAAAGCATTAGAAAAGCAGGACGTAATACCAGTGGTGTTATAGTGGTTAATGTTGAAAATGATGAAGTTGTTAGTATTGCTAAATGTCCTAAAGAAGAAAATGATGAGCAAGATTTGAGTGAAGAAGATTTTAGCTTAAATTTAGAATAA